A region from the Flavobacterium enshiense genome encodes:
- the cysS gene encoding cysteine--tRNA ligase: MHLYQNQTLKIYNSLSGEKDVFNPIHEGQVGMYVCGPTVYSNVHLGNCRTFISFDLVYRYLKHLGFKVRYVRNITDVGHIVDDEDEGEDKIAKKARLEQIEPMEVVQQYTVDFHQILELFNNLTPSIEPTATGHIIEQIEVIKQIVDNGYAYEVNGSVYFDVIKYNETHNYGILSGRNIEDMIANTRDLDGQSDKKNPQDFALWKNAEPEHIMRWPSPWGDGFPGWHLECTAMSTKYLGQQFDIHGGGMDLKFPHHECEIAQNEACSGHTPVNYWMHANMLTLNGKKMAKSTGNNILPRELFTGNNTVLSKAFSPAVARFFILQAHYRSILDFSDDAILASEKGFNRLMEAIDNLKDIQAGATSTLDIAAWKKGCYDAMNDDFNSPILIAQLFEAVRYINLMKEEKESLNASDLETFKKTIHAFVFDVLGLQNEKEIAANNDKLEGVINMLIGMRNEARANKNWGLSDEIRDKLLELGIQLKDGKEGTTFSL; this comes from the coding sequence ATGCACTTATACCAAAATCAGACATTAAAGATTTACAATTCACTTTCTGGTGAAAAAGATGTTTTCAATCCGATCCATGAGGGTCAGGTAGGAATGTATGTCTGCGGGCCAACCGTATACAGCAACGTGCATCTTGGGAATTGTAGAACTTTCATTTCTTTTGATTTGGTATACCGCTACCTTAAACATTTAGGGTTTAAGGTACGTTATGTCCGTAATATTACCGATGTAGGTCACATTGTGGACGATGAAGACGAAGGTGAAGATAAAATCGCTAAAAAAGCCCGATTGGAACAAATCGAACCGATGGAAGTGGTACAGCAATATACCGTAGATTTCCATCAGATTTTAGAGTTGTTCAACAATCTTACACCGAGCATTGAACCAACGGCAACCGGACACATCATCGAACAGATTGAAGTCATCAAACAAATCGTCGATAACGGGTATGCTTATGAAGTTAACGGTTCTGTATATTTCGATGTAATAAAATACAATGAAACTCATAATTACGGAATATTAAGCGGACGTAATATTGAAGATATGATTGCCAACACACGCGATTTGGACGGACAATCAGACAAAAAAAATCCTCAGGATTTCGCGTTATGGAAGAATGCCGAACCAGAACACATCATGCGTTGGCCTTCACCGTGGGGCGACGGTTTCCCGGGATGGCATTTGGAATGTACCGCAATGAGCACCAAGTATTTGGGCCAACAATTTGATATTCACGGAGGCGGAATGGATTTGAAATTCCCGCATCACGAATGTGAAATTGCACAAAACGAAGCTTGTTCAGGACATACTCCTGTAAATTACTGGATGCACGCCAATATGCTTACCCTAAACGGAAAGAAAATGGCTAAATCCACCGGAAACAATATACTTCCGAGAGAGTTATTTACCGGAAACAATACCGTTTTAAGCAAAGCCTTCTCGCCTGCCGTGGCGCGTTTCTTTATCTTGCAGGCACACTACCGAAGCATTTTGGATTTTTCGGATGATGCTATCCTGGCTTCTGAAAAAGGGTTCAACCGATTGATGGAAGCGATAGACAATTTAAAAGACATACAGGCCGGTGCAACGTCAACTTTGGATATTGCCGCATGGAAAAAAGGATGTTATGATGCCATGAATGACGATTTTAACAGCCCTATCCTTATTGCGCAATTGTTTGAAGCGGTTCGTTACATCAATTTGATGAAAGAAGAAAAAGAAAGCCTGAACGCATCGGATCTGGAAACATTCAAAAAAACCATCCATGCATTTGTTTTTGATGTTTTAGGACTTCAGAATGAAAAGGAAATTGCTGCGAACAACGATAAACTGGAGGGAGTCATCAACATGTTGATCGGTATGCGAAATGAAGCCAGAGCC
- the folE gene encoding GTP cyclohydrolase I FolE: MIHNDDLNDPLGENHIGTSAQNPLRSDAFDKTDEEKIALIKKDVESILITLGMDLTDDSLKGTPNRVAKMFVKEIFGGLHPNKKPNSSTFENHYKYGEMLVEKNITIYSTCEHHLLPIVGRAHVAYISSGTVVGLSKMNRLVDYFAKRPQVQERLTMQIVQELQKVLKTDDVACVIDAKHLCVNSRGIRDIESSTVTAEFGGKFKEEKTRREFLDYIKLETTF; the protein is encoded by the coding sequence ATGATTCACAACGACGACTTGAACGATCCATTAGGAGAAAACCATATTGGCACAAGCGCACAAAATCCATTACGTTCTGATGCTTTCGATAAAACAGATGAAGAAAAAATAGCCCTTATAAAAAAGGACGTTGAAAGCATATTAATTACGTTGGGTATGGACCTTACCGACGACAGTTTAAAAGGCACCCCTAACCGTGTAGCTAAAATGTTCGTGAAAGAAATTTTCGGCGGGCTTCATCCTAACAAAAAACCAAATTCTTCTACCTTCGAAAACCATTACAAGTATGGAGAAATGCTGGTGGAAAAAAACATCACTATTTATTCTACCTGCGAACACCATCTTTTGCCAATTGTGGGACGCGCGCATGTAGCTTATATCTCCAGCGGGACCGTAGTAGGTTTATCCAAAATGAACCGACTGGTGGATTATTTTGCCAAAAGACCACAGGTTCAGGAGCGTTTGACCATGCAGATTGTTCAGGAATTACAGAAAGTTCTAAAAACTGATGACGTTGCCTGCGTAATCGATGCAAAACACCTTTGCGTAAACTCACGCGGTATTCGCGATATCGAAAGCAGCACTGTGACTGCCGAGTTCGGAGGAAAATTCAAAGAAGAAAAAACGCGTCGTGAATTTTTGGATTACATTAAATTAGAAACAACGTTTTAA